In a single window of the Desulfovibrio mangrovi genome:
- the ychF gene encoding redox-regulated ATPase YchF → MALSIGIVGLPNVGKSTLFNALTKAQNAESANYPFCTIEPNKATVPVPDKRVDTLTEIAKPQKTLNATVDFIDIAGLVRGASKGEGLGNQFLGNIREAAAILEVVRCFDDENITHVEGSVDPLRDIDTIETELLLADIQAVEKRLDKLQRASKGDKTMRPTVEAMERLLAFLSEGKPAASFPERKLDCLAAQFKELALLSDKKIIYCANVDENGLLEDNSHVQRLAEFAASRGCDMVKICAKVEEELQGLEEAEAQEMLESFGISESGLVQVIRTGYHTLGLISYFTVGVKEVRAWTIRNGWTAPQAAGVIHSDFERGFIRAEVIGYNDFIQYRTEAACRSAGVLRSEGKEYIVKDGDVVHFLFNV, encoded by the coding sequence ATGGCACTGAGCATCGGCATCGTAGGACTTCCCAATGTGGGAAAATCCACTCTTTTCAACGCATTGACCAAGGCGCAGAACGCGGAATCCGCAAACTATCCCTTCTGCACCATCGAGCCCAACAAGGCCACGGTTCCTGTGCCGGACAAGCGCGTCGACACGCTGACCGAAATAGCCAAGCCGCAGAAGACCCTTAACGCCACCGTTGACTTCATCGACATCGCCGGCCTTGTTCGCGGCGCAAGCAAGGGTGAAGGTCTGGGCAACCAGTTTCTGGGCAACATCCGCGAAGCAGCCGCCATCCTTGAAGTTGTGCGCTGTTTCGATGACGAGAACATCACTCACGTGGAAGGCTCCGTCGATCCTCTGCGCGATATAGACACCATTGAAACCGAACTGCTTCTGGCCGACATTCAGGCCGTTGAAAAGCGTCTGGACAAGCTTCAGCGCGCTTCCAAAGGCGACAAGACCATGCGTCCCACCGTGGAGGCAATGGAACGCCTTCTCGCTTTCCTGAGCGAAGGCAAGCCGGCTGCCAGCTTCCCGGAGCGCAAGCTTGACTGCCTTGCAGCACAGTTCAAGGAACTGGCGCTTCTTAGCGACAAGAAGATCATCTACTGTGCAAACGTTGATGAAAACGGCCTGCTGGAAGACAACTCTCACGTGCAGCGCCTTGCCGAATTTGCCGCTTCCCGCGGCTGCGACATGGTCAAGATCTGCGCCAAGGTCGAAGAAGAACTGCAGGGCCTTGAAGAGGCCGAAGCGCAGGAAATGCTGGAATCTTTCGGCATCAGCGAAAGCGGTCTTGTTCAGGTCATCCGCACCGGCTACCACACCCTCGGCCTCATCAGCTACTTCACTGTTGGTGTAAAGGAAGTGCGCGCATGGACCATCCGTAACGGCTGGACCGCACCTCAGGCCGCCGGCGTAATCCACTCCGATTTCGAACGCGGTTTCATCCGCGCGGAAGTCATCGGCTACAACGACTTCATTCAGTACCGAACCGAAGCAGCATGCCGCTCCGCCGGGGTCCTTCGCTCTGAAGGCAAGGAATACATCGTCAAAGACGGGGATGTGGTTCACTTCCTTTTCAATGTTTAG
- a CDS encoding STAS domain-containing protein, with protein sequence MPEALLEQFYRHSANLVNELEPYLLELEVTDEQADSELLGRILRVLTSVRTGAALLDAELLYRLARLLEIVLERMRSSSLPLTHEAVRTVLRGCSVLSAVAAGEETSKYEGAVSSLEAFAIKDLSSADVFELRHPILLADGRQIMLLSDYELEQCSGSETFLYILIFNLQTDIASKDITPIDVLEFLQKSGHVVATHCECDLAASVCCGTDAQGMLYVLFSSILERDLVEAVFMLEERQIQPIDVTQLLAGAVALPEREGDSATDDDMFNQPVTDAPMEGLDALMAEYDRAMNELREASKVPFEPWDSSDIPTATFMTPSDTQDIFDSIVDEVEATVLQREAPPTGLSVGHDERHDPFDDLAPVDELLDGESSEVSASPDAGSPSSDDSDALLEELLGGSSVDSSGMASSIAHAAGDLFVQGDIDAVLAADVWQAEEGDEEAIVVDAEVLTVDDDGLRQAGGELHVALAEDFADEEELSVEGEMMQTVSFAAEEADADVSRNDNELIAAPETFGFVAMDTQEASGAVEDGAVAAGYDEVDSDQSQLAALEAEFEAALLEEARAAGIVVPDDDPQLAELDTLSMNHADTEMAVFDESGSYSALPDGEHAPEDGMITDPDADLFMDSGATPDLSYLDLPSREANDGGIVLSMDDQGEKLHGFPVSVDASGVVVDLSGDMTIASAERLRDLLLDLLQEHAVVELDMSGTDVVDVTFIQILVAGARFAQGHGVQLKIKPGASSTVMDTFEQCGLNKEVRERLSLTSVFFQ encoded by the coding sequence ATGCCTGAGGCACTATTGGAACAGTTTTATCGTCATTCAGCAAACCTTGTGAACGAGCTTGAACCTTACCTGCTGGAATTGGAGGTAACGGATGAACAGGCCGATTCCGAACTTCTCGGGCGTATTCTCCGCGTCTTGACCAGCGTCCGTACCGGTGCGGCGCTGCTTGATGCCGAGCTTTTGTACCGGCTGGCGCGCCTGCTTGAAATCGTGCTGGAGCGTATGCGCTCCTCCTCTCTTCCTCTGACGCACGAGGCGGTTCGTACTGTGCTGCGTGGATGTTCCGTGCTGAGCGCCGTTGCAGCGGGTGAAGAGACCTCCAAGTATGAAGGGGCTGTGAGTTCGCTTGAAGCCTTTGCAATAAAGGATCTGTCTTCGGCCGACGTCTTTGAGCTGCGTCATCCCATACTTCTCGCAGACGGCAGGCAGATCATGCTGCTGTCCGATTATGAGCTTGAGCAATGCAGCGGCAGCGAAACCTTTTTGTATATTCTGATTTTCAATCTGCAGACCGATATTGCGTCCAAGGATATAACGCCCATTGATGTTCTGGAGTTCCTGCAGAAGAGTGGGCATGTGGTGGCTACGCATTGCGAATGTGATCTTGCGGCCTCGGTCTGTTGCGGCACGGACGCTCAAGGGATGTTGTATGTTCTGTTTTCCTCCATCCTTGAGCGTGACCTCGTTGAAGCCGTTTTCATGCTGGAAGAGCGGCAGATACAGCCCATAGATGTGACACAGTTGCTTGCAGGGGCGGTTGCCTTGCCGGAAAGGGAAGGCGACTCTGCTACGGATGACGACATGTTCAACCAGCCTGTCACCGATGCTCCCATGGAGGGGCTTGATGCTTTGATGGCCGAATACGATCGTGCCATGAACGAACTGCGCGAGGCTTCGAAGGTTCCGTTTGAACCGTGGGATTCTTCAGATATCCCGACTGCGACGTTTATGACCCCGTCAGACACGCAGGACATTTTTGATTCCATAGTGGATGAGGTGGAAGCAACCGTTCTGCAAAGGGAAGCTCCCCCTACCGGTCTATCAGTCGGCCATGATGAGCGGCATGATCCGTTTGACGATCTGGCTCCTGTTGATGAACTGCTTGATGGTGAATCCTCTGAAGTCTCCGCCAGTCCGGATGCAGGGAGTCCATCTTCCGACGATTCCGATGCCTTGCTGGAGGAACTGCTCGGTGGAAGCAGCGTTGATTCTTCCGGCATGGCCAGCTCCATAGCCCATGCTGCAGGCGACCTGTTCGTACAGGGGGATATTGACGCGGTTCTTGCGGCAGATGTCTGGCAGGCGGAAGAGGGCGATGAGGAGGCCATTGTTGTTGATGCCGAAGTTCTAACGGTCGATGATGACGGCTTGCGGCAGGCTGGTGGAGAGCTGCATGTCGCTTTGGCTGAAGATTTTGCAGATGAGGAAGAGCTGTCAGTCGAGGGTGAAATGATGCAGACAGTGTCCTTCGCAGCAGAAGAGGCTGATGCAGATGTTTCCCGCAATGACAATGAACTTATAGCGGCTCCTGAAACGTTCGGTTTTGTCGCTATGGATACCCAAGAGGCGTCCGGCGCTGTTGAAGATGGTGCCGTGGCAGCCGGATATGATGAGGTGGACAGTGACCAGAGTCAGCTTGCTGCTCTGGAGGCCGAGTTTGAGGCGGCCCTGCTTGAAGAGGCCCGGGCTGCGGGAATTGTGGTGCCAGATGATGACCCGCAGTTGGCAGAGCTTGATACTCTTTCCATGAATCATGCAGATACTGAGATGGCTGTTTTTGATGAATCGGGCTCTTATTCGGCTCTGCCAGATGGAGAACACGCACCGGAGGATGGCATGATTACTGATCCTGATGCCGATTTGTTCATGGATTCCGGAGCAACGCCGGACCTTTCATATCTTGATTTGCCTTCACGCGAGGCAAATGATGGGGGCATTGTTCTCTCCATGGATGATCAGGGGGAAAAGCTTCACGGCTTCCCGGTCTCAGTGGACGCGAGCGGGGTTGTTGTTGATCTTTCGGGCGATATGACCATCGCTTCTGCCGAACGGTTGCGCGATCTGTTACTCGACCTCCTGCAGGAGCATGCTGTTGTCGAGCTTGATATGAGCGGGACTGACGTTGTGGATGTAACGTTCATCCAGATTCTGGTTGCCGGGGCGCGTTTTGCGCAGGGGCACGGCGTGCAGCTCAAGATTAAGCCGGGCGCTTCCTCCACTGTTATGGATACGTTTGAGCAGTGCGGTTTGAACAAAGAGGTGCGTGAGCGGCTGTCGCTCACGTCCGTTTTCTTTCAGTAA
- a CDS encoding transporter substrate-binding domain-containing protein, whose amino-acid sequence MPQNSKRRGNLFFQIILGVVFLLFCADSSPSAAVTLQEIRERGVLRHIGFPYSQFVTENRNGLDVDLIRLFAKHLGVRYEFVESTPDTIFADLTGKQYRQNGAELLFTDPASILGDIAANGLTVTPLRSSILHFSNPTFPTQVWLLAKAESPLSPIAPTATIDEDIRQVLKQIGGKAILGIKNTSIDPHMYGIQHTGARIRYSSSVFSLHITTLMNEDVDAILVDVPNALAALNTWPGKLKVIGPVSKEQHMAAAFAPESVELLEEFNIFLQNCMADGSYDVLINKYYPDAARYFDTYFDNLKYATKY is encoded by the coding sequence ATGCCACAGAACAGCAAACGCCGGGGAAATCTGTTTTTCCAGATTATCCTCGGCGTTGTTTTTTTGCTCTTCTGTGCAGACAGCTCCCCATCCGCAGCCGTCACGCTTCAGGAAATACGTGAACGCGGAGTCTTGCGCCACATTGGCTTCCCCTATTCCCAGTTCGTAACCGAAAACCGAAATGGTCTGGACGTAGACCTCATACGCCTGTTCGCAAAACACCTCGGGGTCCGGTATGAGTTTGTCGAATCTACTCCGGATACGATTTTCGCAGACCTGACCGGAAAGCAGTATCGTCAGAACGGAGCAGAACTGCTCTTTACAGATCCAGCCTCCATACTTGGAGACATTGCCGCAAACGGCCTTACAGTCACTCCATTGCGGAGTTCGATTCTCCATTTTTCAAATCCGACATTCCCGACACAAGTCTGGCTGCTCGCCAAAGCCGAATCCCCACTTTCGCCCATAGCCCCGACCGCTACCATCGATGAAGACATTCGTCAGGTATTGAAGCAGATTGGAGGAAAAGCGATACTCGGCATAAAAAACACCAGCATTGACCCCCACATGTATGGCATTCAGCATACCGGAGCCCGAATACGTTACTCCAGTTCAGTGTTCAGCCTTCATATAACGACGCTGATGAATGAAGACGTAGATGCCATACTTGTTGACGTTCCAAACGCACTGGCCGCTCTGAACACATGGCCCGGAAAACTGAAAGTCATTGGTCCGGTCTCGAAAGAACAACACATGGCTGCTGCCTTTGCCCCAGAATCTGTAGAACTGCTTGAAGAATTCAATATTTTTCTGCAAAATTGCATGGCAGATGGCAGTTACGATGTTCTGATTAATAAATATTACCCTGACGCTGCACGATACTTCGATACTTATTTCGACAATCTCAAGTATGCAACAAAGTACTGA
- a CDS encoding M16 family metallopeptidase, producing MFQRFSGFLFGIIVMITMISMYIFIDKPTEKTNEKTLSTTSPHMSAPESGAKPAGADIPAMDPPPWGASVTHLPNGLTVLIQEDDRFPLASIRLYVHAGSAYETPAQAGISHLLEHMVFKGTDKRPKGGAAGDIEAIGGYINAATSFDYTVYLADVPAAHWKTGMDVLKDMAFNATIDPEELESEKKVVLSELERGEDNPGQLLFKRISARSLPNTPYARPIIGYRETVSGFSRQDIKDYISTYYQPQSMLLVVNGKVDKAEVLREAKEQFGSLVNTRESIPPAAIDLAQFTDGPSVTVEHGKWNKAYMSVALPIHGFNDSRATALEVLAQLLGGDRTSTLYKTFKYERQLVDDISLGAYAFERVGFLYLSASLDADKVDTFWQELMKTLATVNAGDFTEEELQRARLNLEDSMYRTKETLPGLASKVGMFQFFSGGEQGEANYIQTLRQTGREQLQDVINTYVRPERLHSVILLPEKAEVNATALEKSTRSIWPVNAVAVKKADSRQHPTGTETIDLGKGRTLILIPDNTLPYISMDLIFQGGDSLSDAEHQGLAELTARTLTKGTAKLDATAMEEFQSNRASDIGAGSGRQTFTLRAKFPERFSSDMLGLFRDVLTEPAFAPEEVEREIQNMKAAIKSREDQPLGLAFRHMFPFLFKNHSYGFYQLGSEESLGTFTPDSIKTFWKQQVVRPWTLAVCGNYDRDAMLRLASSLPAPEVEKAAALQPEWGAEREKTLTLKDRNQAHLLMIFKTAPLGSEDGPALDLLQTILAGQSGLLFSDLRDKHGLGYTVTAFPWQSDLTGLLAFYIGTEPAKEQQALDGFKRVIADLHANLLPEEQLNRGKNLLRGDYYRDHQSLSSRSSEAASLSASGYPLDMNKEAIEKADKLTAADLRNVARKYLKPESAYIMRVVP from the coding sequence ATGTTTCAGCGGTTCTCCGGCTTCCTGTTCGGTATCATCGTCATGATCACGATGATCTCGATGTATATTTTTATCGATAAACCAACAGAAAAAACAAACGAGAAGACGTTGTCCACCACCTCTCCCCACATGTCTGCTCCCGAATCCGGCGCCAAGCCCGCCGGTGCCGATATTCCCGCAATGGATCCCCCGCCGTGGGGCGCTTCGGTGACCCACCTGCCCAACGGTCTTACCGTTCTCATTCAGGAAGATGACCGATTCCCCCTGGCCTCCATCCGCCTTTACGTGCATGCGGGCTCCGCATATGAAACCCCGGCACAGGCAGGCATCAGCCACCTGCTGGAGCACATGGTCTTCAAAGGCACCGACAAACGTCCCAAAGGTGGTGCAGCCGGTGATATCGAAGCTATTGGGGGCTACATCAACGCGGCAACCAGCTTCGACTACACCGTCTACCTTGCCGATGTGCCTGCTGCACACTGGAAAACCGGCATGGATGTTCTGAAGGACATGGCCTTCAACGCCACTATTGACCCGGAAGAGCTTGAATCGGAAAAAAAGGTCGTTCTTTCCGAACTTGAACGCGGTGAAGACAATCCCGGCCAGCTGCTGTTCAAGCGCATATCCGCCCGCAGCCTGCCCAATACTCCCTACGCGCGGCCCATCATCGGCTACCGGGAGACGGTAAGCGGATTCAGCAGACAGGACATCAAGGACTACATCTCTACATACTATCAGCCGCAGTCCATGCTGCTGGTTGTGAACGGCAAGGTCGACAAGGCTGAAGTGCTGCGCGAAGCGAAGGAGCAGTTCGGCTCCCTGGTCAATACCCGCGAAAGCATTCCGCCTGCAGCCATTGACCTTGCCCAGTTCACTGACGGCCCCTCTGTAACAGTGGAGCACGGTAAATGGAACAAGGCTTACATGAGCGTAGCCCTGCCCATTCACGGCTTTAACGATTCCCGCGCGACTGCGCTGGAAGTGCTGGCGCAGCTTCTGGGCGGCGACCGCACCTCCACCCTCTACAAGACCTTCAAATACGAACGCCAGCTTGTGGATGACATTTCCCTTGGCGCATATGCCTTTGAACGGGTCGGTTTCCTGTACCTCAGCGCATCGCTGGATGCCGACAAGGTAGACACCTTCTGGCAGGAACTGATGAAGACTCTTGCCACGGTAAACGCAGGCGACTTCACCGAAGAAGAGTTGCAACGAGCCCGTCTCAACCTTGAAGACTCCATGTACCGGACCAAGGAAACCCTGCCCGGACTCGCTTCCAAGGTGGGCATGTTCCAGTTCTTCAGCGGCGGCGAGCAGGGCGAGGCAAACTACATTCAAACCCTGCGTCAGACCGGCCGCGAACAGCTGCAGGACGTCATCAACACCTACGTGCGTCCCGAACGCCTGCACTCCGTGATTCTGCTGCCCGAAAAGGCTGAGGTGAATGCCACGGCGCTGGAGAAATCCACACGAAGCATCTGGCCGGTCAACGCTGTAGCAGTGAAGAAAGCCGACAGCAGACAGCACCCGACAGGTACGGAAACCATTGACCTTGGCAAGGGACGCACCCTTATCCTCATTCCCGACAACACCCTGCCCTACATTTCCATGGATCTCATCTTCCAGGGCGGAGACAGCCTTTCTGATGCAGAGCATCAGGGACTGGCAGAGCTTACGGCACGCACGCTCACCAAGGGGACGGCCAAGCTCGACGCCACCGCCATGGAAGAATTCCAGTCCAACAGGGCTTCCGACATCGGGGCAGGTTCCGGCAGGCAAACATTCACCCTGCGTGCCAAGTTCCCTGAACGATTCAGTTCCGACATGCTGGGACTCTTCAGGGACGTACTGACCGAACCGGCGTTTGCCCCGGAAGAAGTGGAGCGCGAAATCCAGAACATGAAAGCGGCCATAAAATCACGTGAAGACCAGCCCCTCGGACTTGCCTTCCGTCATATGTTCCCCTTCCTGTTCAAAAATCACTCGTACGGCTTCTATCAGCTCGGCAGTGAAGAAAGCCTTGGCACATTCACCCCGGATTCCATCAAGACATTCTGGAAGCAGCAGGTTGTCCGCCCCTGGACCCTTGCCGTCTGCGGAAACTATGACCGCGATGCCATGCTCAGGCTTGCCAGCAGTCTGCCCGCTCCCGAAGTGGAAAAGGCTGCGGCACTCCAGCCGGAATGGGGAGCCGAACGGGAGAAAACCCTTACCCTCAAGGACAGAAACCAGGCCCACCTGCTCATGATCTTCAAGACGGCTCCGCTCGGTTCCGAGGACGGCCCCGCCCTTGATCTGCTGCAGACCATACTTGCCGGTCAGAGCGGCCTGCTCTTCAGCGACCTTCGGGACAAGCATGGCCTTGGATACACCGTCACCGCCTTCCCGTGGCAGTCGGACCTCACAGGACTTCTCGCGTTCTACATCGGAACCGAACCTGCCAAGGAACAGCAGGCATTGGACGGATTCAAGCGGGTTATCGCCGACCTTCATGCAAACCTGCTGCCGGAAGAACAGCTCAATCGCGGCAAAAACCTGCTGCGCGGGGACTATTATCGCGACCACCAGAGCCTGAGCAGTCGCAGTTCGGAAGCTGCCTCGCTTTCCGCATCCGGTTACCCGCTGGACATGAACAAGGAAGCCATTGAAAAAGCTGACAAACTGACGGCTGCGGATCTGCGAAATGTGGCGCGCAAATACCTCAAGCCCGAATCCGCATACATCATGCGCGTAGTGCCCTAA